A single Cyclopterus lumpus isolate fCycLum1 chromosome 15, fCycLum1.pri, whole genome shotgun sequence DNA region contains:
- the six3a gene encoding homeobox protein SIX3a, protein MVFRSPLELYPSHFFLPNFADRPVLLANSAPTTRSPEDLSMFQLPTLNFSPEQVASVCETLEETGDIERLGRFLWSLPVAPGACEAINKHESILRARAVVAFHTGNFRDLYHILENHKFTKDSHGKLQAMWLEAHYQEAEKLRGRPLGPVDKYRVRKKFPLPRTIWDGEQKTHCFKERTRSLLREWYLQDPYPNPSKKRELAQATGLTPTQVGNWFKNRRQRDRAAAAKNRLQHQAIGPSGMRSLSEAGLTPHSSAESPSTAASPTTSVSSMAERVDTGTSILSVTSSDSECDV, encoded by the exons ATGGTTTTCAGATCCCCTTTAGAGCTTTATCCCTCCCATTTCTTCCTGCCAAACTTCGCTGATCGCCCAGTGCTCCTGGCGAACAGCGCTCCCACCACCAGGTCTCCAGAAGACTTGTCCATGTTTCAGCTACCGACCCTCAACTTCTCCCCGGAGCAGGTGGCGAGCGTCTGCGAGACGCTGGAGGAGACCGGGGACATCGAGCGGCTGGGCCGTTTCCTCTGGTCGCTGCCTGTGGCTCCGGGAGCGTGCGAAGCGATCAACAAGCACGAGTCCATCCTGCGCGCCCGGGCCGTGGTGGCGTTCCACACGGGGAATTTCAGAGACCTCTACCACATCCTGGAGAACCACAAGTTCACCAAGGACTCGCACGGCAAACTGCAAGCCATGTGGCTGGAAGCACACTACCAGGAGGCCGAGAAGCTCCGCGGTCGTCCCCTCGGACCGGTCGATAAGTACCGGGTGCGGAAGAAGTTTCCGCTGCCTCGGACCATCTGGGACGGCGAGCAGAAGACGCACTGTTTCAAAGAGAGGACACGGAGCCTGCTGAGGGAGTGGTACCTTCAGGACCCGTATCCAAACCCCAGCAAGAAAAGGGAACTGGCTCAAGCCACTGGACTCACTCCTACACAGGTCGGAAACTGGTTTAAAAATCGGAGGCAACGAGACAGAGCCGCGGCGGCCAAAAACAG gCTCCAACACCAAGCAATAGGACCGAGCGGTATGAGGTCCCTGTCAGAGGCCGGCCTCACCCCTCACAGCTCGGCAGAGTCGCCATCAACCGCGGCCAGTCCGACCACCAGCGTTTCCAGTATGGCAGAGAGAGTTGATACTGGGACGTCCATCCTGTCCGTCACATCCAGCGACTCGGAGTGCGATGTATGA